TCATCCTGAGCGAGGGATGCCCTGCGGTTCGCCCGCAGGGCATCGCGAGTCGAAGGACCTCTATTCCCTCCGACACCTGCGGATGATGACAGGTTATCTAGGGCGCGATCTCGTGCCCGGCCTGCCTGAGCGCGGCCAGCGCCGCTTCCAGTGACTCCTCCGGCACCAGCACACAGTCGGTGTCGAAGGTGGAGACCACGAAGACCGGCACCCCTGCCTCGGCCAAGGGGCTGACGAACGCGCTCACTACCCCAGTCTCGCTGAAGGCGAAGGGGCCGTGCAATTTCAGAGTCGCGAAGCGTGCCGAGCGCTTCGCCCCCGCCGGCACCTGCTCTTCGGCGCACACGATAGAGAGCTCTTCCTGGGTGCGCGTGACCGAGAAGAACGCCCCGCGCGCGGCCCACTCCGGCACGCCTGCATCCGGCTCCAGCCGGCAGACCACGAAGCCGGTCCCGGCCACCGAGAACCGCAGCTTCTTCACTTTGCGCCTTTCGCGGCCGCCGCGTCCGCTTGCGCCAGCATCTGGTCCAGATCGCGCCGCGAGAAGTAGCGTCCCGCCGCGACCACGCCCGCGATCTTGTCCAGGTTGCCGATATCGTCCAGGGGATTGGCGTCGAGCAGGACCAGGTCGGCTTGCTTGCCGGCCTCCACCCGCCCCATCTCTCCCTCCTTGCCCAAGAAGCGGACGGGGCCGAGCGTGACCGCCTGCAGCGCCTGGAGAGGGGTCAGCCCGGCCTCCACCAG
This Terriglobales bacterium DNA region includes the following protein-coding sequences:
- a CDS encoding ACT domain-containing protein; protein product: MKKLRFSVAGTGFVVCRLEPDAGVPEWAARGAFFSVTRTQEELSIVCAEEQVPAGAKRSARFATLKLHGPFAFSETGVVSAFVSPLAEAGVPVFVVSTFDTDCVLVPEESLEAALAALRQAGHEIAP